The following proteins come from a genomic window of Zygotorulaspora mrakii chromosome 8, complete sequence:
- the NCR1 gene encoding sphingolipid transporter (similar to Saccharomyces cerevisiae NCR1 (YPL006W); ancestral locus Anc_8.83), protein MNSFVKKAAFNKIRDNMFVIAIWICIAGICSAAQASATCAMYGNCGKKSVFGAELPCPVSDTHFKPEPATSDLIDLLVDLCGDEWKDETQLCCTKDQVLNLQKNLKKAHNIIASCPACKKNFNNLFCHFTCAPDQATFVNVTKTQQSLSKKDTVAEVDVYMNSSWASVFYDSCKDVKFSATNGYAMDLIGGGAKNYSEFLKFLGDEKPLLGGSPFQINYLYELDGEFTLFNDSVYACNDSKYKCACTDCELSCPKLEPLKEGSCKVGKLPCFSFTMLMFYALLLIVIALWHVYYFKMKQKKSLITSAEDELIFNSSMTSEDQLFEVYDTKSYWLNERVSKIIGTVSRLAIYRPYSVLMTTVLIVLASSVLLYKFGDLEKAPVNLWVSSNSEKFKEKEYYEKHFGPFYRIEQVFVINDTGPALSYEAIEWWNKVEHDISDVLESVEKVTYQDICFRPTQESTCVIESFIQYFPSGLPDEFSWREQLTACANTPVNCLPTFQQPLKKNVLFSDDDVLNSQAFVSTFLVSNHSESAILWERKLEEYLLDIEVPEGLRISFNTEMSLEKELNRNGDVFIVSASYLVMFLYSSWALKRRSGEGRWLLGFSGIVIVASSVLCSAGLLSALGVKSTLIIAEVIPFLILAIGVDNIFLITHEYDRISELDCSLDINEKIVAAVQRISPSVVLSFICQCGCFLIAAFVSMPAVHNFALYSAVAVFFNVMLQLTAYVAFLSLYENKYASVSLEKDYEDHLFGKRYFNLISKKRKILGLFISWTLISLIFLPEIKLGLDQTLAVPKDSYLVDYFNDVYSYLNVGPPVFFVVKDLDLSKRENQQKICGKFTSCDDFSLANILENERERSTIVDPVANWFDDFMMFLSPQLDQCCRFKKGTTDICPPYFPARRCETCFQEGEWEYDMTGFPEGHELFEYLKIWIDTPSDPCPLGGKAPYSNAVAFNSTFVKASTFRSAHRPLTSQDDYIQAYEDANRISESLNNLDVFAYSPFYIFFVQYSTLVSLTLKLILVALLLIFIACTIFIGSAQTASLLILTVLMIMIDIGGFMALFGISLNAVSLVNLVICVGLAIEFCIHIARAFTMVPSGTKNDRDSRTAYAMKTIGSSVFKGITLTKFIGVCVLAFAQSKIFDVFYFRMWFSLVVIASLHAMIFLPIILSLYGGKSYVDKSLDFLAREGQSTL, encoded by the coding sequence ATGAATTCTTTTGTAAAGAAAGCTGCCTTCAATAAGATCAGGGACAACATGTTCGTTATCGCAATATGGATTTGTATAGCTGGTATATGCAGTGCTGCTCAGGCTTCTGCAACATGTGCTATGTATGGGAATTGCGGTAAAAAATCAGTATTCGGTGCGGAACTGCCTTGTCCAGTTTCTGATACACATTTTAAGCCAGAACCAGCGACATCAGACCTTATTGATCTATTGGTTGATCTATGTGGAGATGAGTGGAAAGATGAAACGCAACTCTGCTGCACAAAAGATCAAGTATTGAATCTACAAAAGAATTTAAAGAAAGCTCATAATATTATTGCTTCTTGCCCTGCGTGTAAGAAGAACTTCAATAAtcttttttgccatttcaCATGCGCTCCTGATCAAGCAACTTTCGTTAACGTAACCAAGACTCAGCAATCTCTGTCGAAGAAAGATACTGTAGCAGAGGTTGATGTGTACATGAACTCTTCATGGGCCTCTGTATTCTATGATTCCTGTAAGGATGTCAAATTCTCTGCTACCAATGGTTACGCCATGGATTTGATTGGTGGTGGGGCCAAAAATTATTCAGAgtttctgaaatttttgggtGATGAGAAACCTCTTCTTGGAGGCTCACCATTCCAGATTAATTATCTTTACGAGTTAGATGGTGAattcactcttttcaacGACTCAGTTTATGCTTGTAATGATTCCAAGTATAAATGTGCTTGCACTGATTGTGAACTCTCCTGTCCAAAGTTAGAGCCATTGAAAGAAGGATCGTGTAAAGTCGGTAAGCTTCCTTGCTTTTCCTTTACTATGCTGATGTTCTACGCTCTCCTACTAATAGTGATTGCTCTTTGGCACGTTtattatttcaaaatgaagcaaaaaaaatcactaATCACTAGTGCAGAAGATGAGCTAATCTTTAATTCAAGCATGACCTCAGAAGATCAATTGTTTGAAGTCTATGATACAAAAAGCTATTGGTTGAATGAAAGGGtctcaaaaattattgGTACTGTGTCAAGATTGGCGATATATAGACCTTATTCTGTTTTGATGACAACAGTACTTATCGTGTTGGCTTCCAGTGTCCTTCTTTACAAATTTGGCGACTTGGAAAAAGCTCCAGTTAATTTATGGGTTAGCTCTAACTCCGAGAAgtttaaagaaaaagaatactaCGAAAAACATTTTGGCCCCTTTTACAGAATAGAGCAGGTCTTTGTGATAAATGATACTGGTCCGGCATTGTCCTACGAGGCTATTGAATGGTGGAATAAGGTAGAACATGATATTTCTGACGTTTTGGAATCCGTTGAGAAAGTGACATACCAAGATATATGTTTTAGGCCCACTCAAGAGTCTACTTGTGTGATTGAATCCTTTATCCAGTATTTCCCAAGTGGCCTGCCAGATGAATTCTCTTGGCGTGAGCAGTTGACAGCATGTGCCAATACTCCTGTTAATTGCTTGCCTACTTTTCAGCAGCCtctaaagaaaaatgttCTATTCAGCGATGATGATGTATTGAATTCCCAAGCGTTTGTCTCAACGTTCCTGGTAAGCAATCACAGCGAATCTGCAATTCTATGGGAGCGAAAATTGGAAGAGTATCTCCTTGATATTGAAGTACCAGAAGGATTGAGAATAAGTTTCAATACAGAAATgtctttggaaaaagaactGAACAGAAATGGTGATGTTTTTATTGTTTCTGCATCTTATTTGGTTATGTTTCTCTATTCCTCTTGGGccttgaaaagaagaagtggTGAGGGCAGGTGGTTGCTGGGATTTTCAGGCATAGTAATTGTGGCATCATCTGTTTTATGCTCTGCTGGCCTGCTGTCTGCACTTGGAGTGAAATCAACCCTGATTATAGCAGAAGTCATTCcgtttttgattttggcTATCGGTGTTGATAACATATTTCTGATTACCCATGAATATGATAGAATATCAGAGCTTGACTGCTCATTGGACATCAACGAGAAGATTGTTGCAGCTGTGCAGCGCATCTCACCCTCAGTTGTTCTTTCATTTATCTGCCAATGTGGTTGCTTCTTGATTGCTGCCTTTGTTTCGATGCCTGCAGTGCATAATTTTGCCCTGTATTCCGCTGTTgctgttttcttcaatgttaTGCTTCAGCTCACTGCGTATGTTGCTTTTCTATCGCTAtatgaaaataaatatgCTTCTGTCAGCCTCGAGAAAGATTACGAAGATCATTTGTTTGGGAAAAGATATTTTAACCTGATCTccaaaaagagaaaaatatTAGGCTTATTTATTTCATGGACTTTGATTtccttgatatttttgccCGAAATCAAATTAGGTCTTGACCAAACTTTAGCTGTCCCTAAAGATTCGTATTTGGTGGACTATTTCAATGATGTGTACAGCTATCTGAATGTTGGGCCACCTGTCTTTTTTGTCGTCAAAGACCTGGATTTAtcgaaaagagaaaacCAGCAGAAGATTTGCGGTAAATTTACGAGTTGCGATGATTTCTCTTTGGCGAACATTTTGGAGAACGAAAGGGAGCGTTCAACCATTGTAGACCCTGTGGCAAATTGGTTCGATGATTTTATGATGTTTTTAAGTCCACAATTGGATCAGTGTTGCCGGTTCAAAAAAGGAACTACCGATATTTGCCCTCCATACTTTCCAGCAAGACGCTGCGAGACCTGCTTTCAAGAAGGAGAATGGGAGTACGATATGACAGGATTCCCTGAAGGACATGAACTATTCGAATATCTGAAAATCTGGATTGATACGCCCAGTGATCCATGTCCTCTGGGGGGCAAAGCCCCTTATTCAAACGCAGTTGCGTTCAATAGCACATTCGTGAAGGCATCAACATTTAGAAGCGCTCACAGACCACTCACTTCTCAGGATGACTATATTCAGGCTTATGAGGATGCCAATAGAATTAGTGAATCGTTGAATAATTTGGATGTTTTTGCGTATTCTCcattttatatttttttcgttcAGTATTCGACATTGGTTTCTTtaactttgaaattgatattagTGGCATTATTATTAATTTTCATTGCGTGTACTATCTTCATTGGCTCTGCCCAAACAGCATCTTTGTTGATACTAACAGTTTTAATGATCATGATTGATATTGGTGGCTTTATGGCATTATTTGGTATATCTCTGAATGCTGTAAGTCTAGTTAACCTTGTCATCTGTGTCGGTCTGgcaattgaattttgtaTCCATATTGCCAGGGCATTTACGATGGTGCCAAGTGGAACCAAAAATGATCGGGACTCAAGGACAGCCTATGCCATGAAAACTATTGGCAGTTCCGTTTTCAAAGGAATAACACTAACAAAGTTCATTGGTGTTTGTGTTCTTGCATTTGCCCAGTCAAAGATTTTCGATGTGTTCTACTTCCGTATGTGGTTTTCTCTTGTTGTCATAGCTTCTTTACATGCAATGATTTTCCTACCTATTATTTTATCGCTATACGGCGGTAAAAGTTACGTTGATAAATCACTTGACTTTTTGGCAAGGGAGGGACAATCAACTCTTTAA
- the TFC8 gene encoding transcription factor TFIIIC subunit TFC8 (similar to Saccharomyces cerevisiae TFC8 (YPL007C); ancestral locus Anc_8.82) has protein sequence MKCLKDLSVSRKELQDWQRNLVWGRDGTLYITSYPDMCIGQPIYEKEVDGNSKNLFHVKDCALEYENKFEYESASTNSLLNSQPISYGRLIRPSPVNNLLAVLTSNLNVIIFRGQEMVVNLDEEARNVSERSYHSLAWAPDGSYIAVGNETAEIIVFAIKSDDDGNMTCTVKANICLKESKEGWVTDIHWKKSVIAACLDDNSIFVSNIGQNFFVQQIETSSRFKITDLCLFGDYVLVTNSCQFKKIDLRLGGISSISLGIGDEFYIIPLSEDTDTVILISNKTSCKIDFKEKLSLTSDDTISPILERKFKKWSALSNEFNKYETTMLLYGLSLSPDGYSVALMYSMERVSLKYRIASEYQFFVTFVPLSDSWEISQNASGLAWYQTYQIYGCTLPSMKRENNGEINYNVGMPLRKYVASFMNDGKMNSLRFFNFIEDVASIQLFRRAIFDYAVENSTKITNLLDKAFVHSLAVLLELESPVDAEVVEMKSEFISETFAFEKKNGHPNSIVSEQGHHWRRCAVTLLPILTTKVKICSISNQRIIDIKRDNLNDYGWLTRTLLEMLNEESIYSGTIMTTV, from the coding sequence ATGAAATGCTTGAAGGATCTAAGTGTGAGTCGAAAGGAGTTGCAGGATTGGCAACGCAACTTGGTTTGGGGAAGAGATGGGACATTGTACATTACAAGCTATCCAGACATGTGTATTGGACAACCtatatatgaaaaagaggTGGATGGAAACAGCAAGAACCTATTCCATGTTAAGGATTGTGCTTTAGAATACGAGAATAAGTTTGAGTACGAGAGTGCGAGCACAAATTCCTTGTTAAATTCTCAGCCAATATCGTATGGAAGACTTATTCGACCCTCACCTGTGAACAATTTACTAGCTGTTCTTACTAGTAATCTCAATGTAATTATATTTCGTGGACAGGAAATGGTTGTAAATTTAGATGAGGAAGCCAGGAACGTTTCAGAAAGATCTTACCACAGCCTCGCATGGGCTCCAGATGGAAGTTACATCGCTGTAGGGAACGAAACAGCAGAAATAATTGTGTTCGCGATCaaaagtgatgatgatgggAATATGACATGCACTGTCAAAGCTAATATATGCctcaaagaatcaaaagaagGATGGGTTACGGACAttcattggaaaaaaagtgtGATCGCGGCCTGTTTAGATGATAACTCAATATTCGTATCGAATATAGGTCAGAACTTTTTTGTTCAGCAAATAGAAACATCATCAAGATTTAAAATTACTGATTTGTGCTTATTTGGGGACTATGTATTGGTTACAAACTCTTgccaattcaaaaaaatcgattTGCGTTTGGGCGGTATTTCAAGTATTTCACTTGGAATTGGTGATGAGTTTTATATCATTCCATTATCGGAAGATACTGACACAGtaattttgatatcgaaTAAAACAAGTTGcaaaattgatttcaaagaaaagttAAGCCTGACATCCGATGACACCATATCACCTATTTTAGAgcgaaaattcaaaaaatggagcGCTCTTAGTAACGAATTTAACAAGTACGAAACAACAATGCTTCTTTATGGATTATCACTATCACCCGATGGCTATTCAGTTGCTTTGATGTATTCCATGGAGAGAGTCTCGTTAAAATACAGAATTGCATCGGAATATCAATTCTTCGTTACTTTTGTACCCTTGAGTGATTCATGGgaaatatctcaaaatGCAAGTGGTTTGGCATGGTACCAAACTTATCAAATATACGGATGTACGTTGCCTTCAATGAAAAGGGAAAATAATGGGGAGATTAATTATAATGTGGGGATGCCGCTACGAAAATATGTGGCCTCATTTATGAATGATGGCAAAATGAACAGTCTGCggtttttcaattttatcgaGGACGTTGCATCAATTCAACTGTTTCGAAGAGCAATATTCGATTATGCTGTTGAAAACAGCACAAAAATTACAAATTTATTAGATAAAGCCTTTGTACACTCGCTAGCAGTGCTGCTAGAGCTGGAAAGCCCTGTTGACGCGGAAGTCgtagaaatgaaaagtgAATTCATTTCGGAGACCTTTGCTttcgagaaaaaaaatggccaTCCGAATTCTATAGTTTCAGAACAAGGTCACCACTGGAGAAGATGTGCAGTCACACTACTACCTATACTGACAACCAAGGTAAAAATTTGCTCTATAAGTAACCAAAGAATAATAGATATTAAAAGAGACAACTTAAATGATTATGGTTGGCTCACGAGAACTTTATTGGAAATGCTTAATGAAGAAAGTATATACAGTGGTACCATCATGACCACTGTTtaa